The genome window GTGATTCTGCCGACGTCAGGCGGAAAAATGCCGTTAATCAGGCGAAGCAGGGTAGATTTGCCTGAGCCATTTTGTCCAATTATCCCTAAGGTCTCGCCCCTTTTCAGGTCGAAGCTGACGTTCTGCAATGCCCAGAACTCAGCTTTTCTCAGCCATCCGCGGTTGTAAGAGATCCCGCACATGCTTCTGGCCACATCCATGGTCCCGTAAAACATGCTTCTTCTTAAGTTCTGGCAAAACTTTTTTGAGACATTCTCGACTTTAATCACACTGTCACTCTCGCGATGACGGGGTGAATCGTGTTCGCTCATCCTCTTCTCCATCATATCAACTGCCATATCCGCCCTCTCTCCGTCACGCAACTACCTAGATCATCTTCTCAATTACTTTATCTTCAGATACGAAGAAGAGTCGCCACGAAAGCAAGAAAACAAGCAGTGATGCCAGCGAAGTAATTACAAATCTGTCGAAATGATCAACCCTTCCATAGATTATGATGTCGCGCGGAATCCCAATAAGATATGTCAAGGGATTCCATTTGATGATGGTCTGCAGAGCTGGGTTTTTGAAGGTAGGCGCGTAGATTACGGGCGTCACATAAACGAGGAGGCTGAGTATAAGATTGACGCCCGTTTGTATTTCCGCAGCGACGACTCCTACGACCGACACAACCAATCCTATCCCGGCTGCCAGGAAAAACAAGGGAAGAATGAGGATTGGGAAGAAGACTATTTTCCAGCTGGGTATCACGCCAAAGGCTATCAAAACTGCGATATTGAGCAAGAATGTTACGATGAAATTTGCTATATGCTGTGCCATCTGCTTCAGCAGGAGAGCTTCGTGGGGGTACTTGACCTGCATAATGAAAGCCGCACCCGAACCCAATGTCCCCTGCGCTGCTGTAAAAAAGCCGACAAAAAGACCCCAGATCGAGGTGCTTAGCAGGACGTACGCGGGGTATGGGATGCCAACATCGCCCGGATTGAGTATCCCCGTGGCATTCATGAACACCCAGGAAATGATGCCAAATAAGGGGCCGAGAATGATCCAACTGATTCCGAGAAAAGATTTCTTGTAAGACGCGAAGAAATCTCTTTTAAAAATTTGATAAATAAGCTGACGCGAAGAAGCGATGTTGCTTGCCATCAACATCCAGGTCTTCAGAAAACCTATTTTTTGCCTGGAATAAGGCTCGTAGATCGTTACTTCTTGCTTTTGCATCTTAACTCCTGTCATCACTCGGGGGCGGGTGATGCTGTCTGGTACCAGTCGTATGTTGTGGCCGGGTCTCGCTCGGACTATGAATGAGGGCTAACACCTCTCCCTTATATTTTCGTAAAACGCGAAGTCGTGGTTCGTGTACGTAAATCCGCGGCACACAGCTGCCTCGATTCCTGCTCCGGGGGGTTCTATGCCTGCCAATTTCGCATCATAATCGGCCATGATTTTGACAAGCTCATCAAAGGTAACACGCGGTTCCCACCCGAGTTTCTTGCGCGCTTTGGTGATGTCGGCCTGGAGAAACACGACCTCGGTAGGCCTGAAATACTTGGGGTCGACCTCTACCAGAGTATCGCCCTTGTGTAACCGTTCCGCCCATTGCGCTTCCGTGCTCCTGACAACGCCTGTTTCATCTTTGCCCTGCCCGCGCCACTCAAGTTCTACACCGAGGTATCTGAAGGTGGTGTCGACGAACTGGCGCACCGTGTAGCTCTCCCCCGTCCCCACGACGTAATCGTCCGGAGTCTCCTGGTTCAGCATCAGCCACATCATTTCGACATACTCGGGAGCGAAGCCCCAGTCCCGCTTGGCGTTGAGGTTGCCAAGATAAAGCTTCTGCTGCCTTCCCGCCAGTATATTTGTCACTGCCCGGGTGATTTTCCTCGTGACAAAGGTTTCGCCCCGCCGCGGCGATTCATGGTTGAAGAGTATACCGTTGGACGCGAAGAGATTGTAGCCATCCCTGTAATTGACGGTCATCCAGTAAGCGTAGAGTTTTGCCGCCGCGTAGGGGCTCCTCGGCTGGAAGGGTGTCTGCTCGTTCTGGGGAGGCGGTGCCGCGCCGAACATCTCAGATGAGGATGCCTGATAGTATTTGGTCTTGATGCCGCTCCTTCTGATGGCTTCCAGCAGGCGGGTGGTACCCAGTGCCGTCGAATCTCCCGTATACTCGGGCATGTCAAAACTGACCTTCACATGGCTCTGGGCTGCCAGGTGATACACCTCATCAGGCTGTATATTGTAAATCAGGTTGGCCATCTGTCCTGAATCCGAAAGATCTCCGTAATGCAGAAAAAGACGCGCAGAAGGGGTGTGAGGGTCTGTATAGATGTGGTCGATGCGTCCGGTATTAAACGTGCTCGCCCTCCGGATCAACCCATGGACCTCGTAATCTTTTGAAAGGAGAAACTCGGCGAGATAAGAACCATCCTGCCCTGTGATTCCGGTTATCAATGCTTTCTTTGCCACGATCAGCCTCCATCATATTTACTTTTGATGTAATTTCTTAAAGCATCTTTCCAGAAGGGAAGGGTGATGCCCATTTTCTTTGCTTTTGTATTGCCGAGCGCCGAATAGAGTGGGCGCCGCATCGTGCCGGTCATCCCCTTTCGGTCAACGGGTTTCACTTCGGTGGCCATCCCCATGAGCTCATAAATTGCCTTGGTAAATGCATACCAGGTGCATTCTCCTTCATTTACCAGGTGATAGATCCCTGGCTGACTGGCGGAATGTTCGATGAGGTTGAAGACAGCTCGACTCAGGTCGTCTGTGCTTGTCGGACAGACCGTCTGGTCATTTCCAATTTCCAGCGTAGCTTGCGATTGGGCGTCCTTGATGCGGTTGTCAACGAAGTTCCCGCCACCCTTCCCCCAGGTGCCCTGTCTGCCATAAAGCCCGCACGTGCGCACGATAACGGCATGGTCAGGCGCGGCCGACAGGGCAGCATATTCACCTGCAAGCTTCGTTATGCCATAGACCTGCAAAGGCGAAGGGCGATCATCCTCCAGATAGGGGCTTCTTTTTTCGCCGCCGAAGACGTAGTCGGTACTGAAGGTGACGAAGAGGGCGCCGATCCCTTTGCAGGCCAAGGCCAGG of Syntrophorhabdales bacterium contains these proteins:
- a CDS encoding ATP-binding cassette domain-containing protein; this encodes MAVDMMEKRMSEHDSPRHRESDSVIKVENVSKKFCQNLRRSMFYGTMDVARSMCGISYNRGWLRKAEFWALQNVSFDLKRGETLGIIGQNGSGKSTLLRLINGIFPPDVGRIT
- a CDS encoding ABC transporter permease encodes the protein MQKQEVTIYEPYSRQKIGFLKTWMLMASNIASSRQLIYQIFKRDFFASYKKSFLGISWIILGPLFGIISWVFMNATGILNPGDVGIPYPAYVLLSTSIWGLFVGFFTAAQGTLGSGAAFIMQVKYPHEALLLKQMAQHIANFIVTFLLNIAVLIAFGVIPSWKIVFFPILILPLFFLAAGIGLVVSVVGVVAAEIQTGVNLILSLLVYVTPVIYAPTFKNPALQTIIKWNPLTYLIGIPRDIIIYGRVDHFDRFVITSLASLLVFLLSWRLFFVSEDKVIEKMI
- the gmd gene encoding GDP-mannose 4,6-dehydratase, which gives rise to MAKKALITGITGQDGSYLAEFLLSKDYEVHGLIRRASTFNTGRIDHIYTDPHTPSARLFLHYGDLSDSGQMANLIYNIQPDEVYHLAAQSHVKVSFDMPEYTGDSTALGTTRLLEAIRRSGIKTKYYQASSSEMFGAAPPPQNEQTPFQPRSPYAAAKLYAYWMTVNYRDGYNLFASNGILFNHESPRRGETFVTRKITRAVTNILAGRQQKLYLGNLNAKRDWGFAPEYVEMMWLMLNQETPDDYVVGTGESYTVRQFVDTTFRYLGVELEWRGQGKDETGVVRSTEAQWAERLHKGDTLVEVDPKYFRPTEVVFLQADITKARKKLGWEPRVTFDELVKIMADYDAKLAGIEPPGAGIEAAVCRGFTYTNHDFAFYENIRERC
- the rfbD gene encoding dTDP-4-dehydrorhamnose reductase, coding for MKILLIGKTGQLGSDLLRNNPGHEIYAPPENLFDITVQTAIDREMGEFRPDTVINTAAFTNVPLCETEYGLAFKVNCIAVRDLALACKGIGALFVTFSTDYVFGGEKRSPYLEDDRPSPLQVYGITKLAGEYAALSAAPDHAVIVRTCGLYGRQGTWGKGGGNFVDNRIKDAQSQATLEIGNDQTVCPTSTDDLSRAVFNLIEHSASQPGIYHLVNEGECTWYAFTKAIYELMGMATEVKPVDRKGMTGTMRRPLYSALGNTKAKKMGITLPFWKDALRNYIKSKYDGG